The following nucleotide sequence is from Buchnera aphidicola (Hyalopterus amygdali).
ATCATTATTGAATAATTAAAAACGGGGTCACAAAACTACATTTTGAAGCGGATTAAAAAAATGTTTTGATTTCTAAATGTTTGTTGTGTTAGATAAAGTGGTTTGATTATCACTTTATTTTAATTATTATGTGGGGGGGTTTTTAGATGCATTATTAACGTTGTATTTGTTTTTTTAATTCTGATCTTTTAAAGATCCTACGTTTCAGTTAATTGATTAACGAATAACTCTGTTAAAGGTTTTTTTAAGTTAATTTTATTAATTGTATTTTAAAGATGACCAATGAATGATTTGTTCTAATAATAGAGCACCAGAAGTGGTTAAAATTGATTCGGGATGAAATTGAAAACCACAGACATAATCGATGTTGTTTCGTACAGACATGATCATATCATTGAAATAAGAGTTAATGATAAATTTTTTCGGAATTTTATTGCATATCAGGGAATGATACCGTGCGACAGGTAACGGTTGAGGAAGCCCTTCAAACATCTCTAAACCATCATGGTTGATCAAAGATGCTTTTCCGTGGAATATTTCACCTGCGTATCCAATAACGCCTCCATACGCCTCTACTATTGCCTGATGGCCTAAACAAATTCCGATTATAGGATATTTTCCTTTAATTTCATTTATCAAATTTAACATACATCCTGCATTTTTCGGCGTACTGGGTCCGGGCGACAGCATTAAAATGGGATTGCTCATACTGTTAAGAGAATTTACAATTACTTTTTTATTTACAGTATTTCTATAAATTAATACATAATGATTTTTGTTTCTAATTTGTTCGACAAGGTTATAAGTAAAGGA
It contains:
- a CDS encoding glutamine amidotransferase-related protein; the protein is MANILLLDNIDSFTYNLVEQIRNKNHYVLIYRNTVNKKVIVNSLNSMSNPILMLSPGPSTPKNAGCMLNLINEIKGKYPIIGICLGHQAIVEAYGGVIGYAGEIFHGKASLINHDGLEMFEGLPQPLPVARYHSLICNKIPKKFIINSYFNDMIMSVRNNIDYVCGFQFHPESILTTSGALLLEQIIHWSSLKYN